The following coding sequences are from one Seonamhaeicola sp. ML3 window:
- a CDS encoding alpha-L-rhamnosidase C-terminal domain-containing protein, translated as MLKKILTIIKAEFKKSIIILVLILLTSISAAANSNSWGKAQWIWQEEAGPANTWVAFRKEFNLKDIPENALANIAVDTKYWLWVNGEMVLFEGGLARGAAPDTNYYDEVNLKSYLKEGKNTIAILVWYWGRTRKVHDDSGKGGLLFYADLGKQVLESNTTWKMKVHPAYDSKSGGGGGSANRVNAYNVKFDARKALGDWSNQAWYTSNYDDKDWNKPIVKGIANSKPWGTLVKRAIPQWNNRGLVDYVSLTLKSNKEKVDLPFKNTTDSLLIIRAKLPFNQQITPYSKVNSNAGKTIVADMDNHFNMLKGTYITKDGVQEFESYSWINGHFVEYSIPAGVEVLELKYRWTGVGEMTGHFECSDPYFSRLWWMARNTLYVCARDGFMDCPDRERGLWIGDVADQTGAIFYSLDDAGRLLLKKGIDNTISYRKGDTIQGLAPGFGAYRGKSSELTGQSLQYIDQGIWQYYYNTGDKATLENAYPAVFNYLKLWDMQENGLPKHRKGYANWVDWGIDTDPVATNVVLYFMALKSAKKMAIALGKTKDLAWYDTRITSIKANFEKEYWQGNRYGSKNKVIEERVSALAILSGLAKQEHYNTLVDSVLVPIRKSSPHMEWIAEEAIMLTGQYDKGLERMKVRYKEQVNKEWLTTLYEKYLPKLRGTYNHAWNAPNYVLSRYIAGIKATSVAWETFEVNPNFAHLTTVKQIVPSVKGDIILEAKKTEQKYQVSFNTPANTRATVYIPKEDKVISKILVNGKEIWKKGKFKKKLKDIELASEDDNFICFKVEAGNWNFNTEYQ; from the coding sequence ATGTTAAAAAAGATATTGACGATTATTAAAGCTGAATTTAAAAAAAGTATCATCATTTTGGTATTGATTTTACTCACTTCAATTTCTGCAGCTGCAAATTCAAATAGCTGGGGTAAAGCCCAATGGATTTGGCAAGAAGAAGCAGGCCCCGCCAATACTTGGGTGGCCTTTAGAAAAGAATTCAACCTTAAAGACATTCCTGAAAACGCATTGGCAAATATTGCTGTAGATACTAAATACTGGCTTTGGGTTAATGGGGAGATGGTCCTTTTTGAAGGCGGTTTAGCTCGAGGAGCTGCACCAGATACCAATTATTATGATGAGGTCAATTTAAAATCATATCTAAAGGAAGGCAAAAATACCATTGCTATTTTAGTATGGTATTGGGGTAGAACGCGAAAAGTACATGACGATAGTGGTAAAGGCGGTTTGTTATTTTATGCCGATTTAGGAAAACAAGTTTTAGAATCTAATACAACTTGGAAAATGAAAGTACACCCTGCTTACGATTCTAAAAGTGGCGGTGGCGGCGGTAGTGCCAATCGTGTTAATGCTTACAATGTAAAGTTTGATGCCAGAAAAGCTTTGGGAGATTGGTCTAACCAAGCTTGGTACACGAGTAATTATGATGATAAGGATTGGAACAAACCCATCGTAAAGGGTATTGCAAATAGTAAACCTTGGGGAACTTTAGTAAAAAGAGCCATTCCACAGTGGAATAATAGAGGTTTGGTAGACTACGTGTCTCTCACACTAAAATCGAATAAAGAGAAGGTTGATTTACCTTTTAAGAACACAACAGATTCTTTACTAATAATTCGTGCCAAATTACCTTTCAACCAGCAAATAACGCCCTATTCAAAAGTGAATAGTAACGCTGGTAAAACTATTGTAGCAGATATGGACAATCACTTCAACATGCTAAAGGGAACTTACATTACTAAAGATGGTGTACAGGAATTTGAAAGTTATTCTTGGATTAATGGTCATTTTGTGGAATATTCAATTCCTGCAGGAGTAGAGGTGCTAGAACTAAAATACAGATGGACTGGAGTGGGTGAAATGACTGGTCATTTTGAATGTAGTGACCCTTATTTTTCCAGACTTTGGTGGATGGCAAGAAATACACTTTACGTTTGTGCGAGAGATGGTTTTATGGACTGTCCAGATAGGGAACGTGGCTTATGGATTGGTGATGTGGCAGACCAAACAGGAGCTATTTTTTATTCACTTGATGATGCAGGAAGACTACTCTTAAAAAAAGGAATTGACAATACCATTTCCTACAGAAAAGGAGACACTATTCAAGGGTTAGCGCCTGGCTTTGGTGCTTACCGTGGAAAAAGTAGTGAACTAACAGGACAAAGTTTACAATACATAGATCAAGGGATTTGGCAGTACTACTACAATACAGGAGATAAAGCCACGCTTGAAAATGCTTATCCAGCCGTTTTCAATTATTTAAAGTTATGGGATATGCAAGAAAATGGTTTGCCAAAACACAGAAAAGGCTATGCAAATTGGGTAGATTGGGGTATCGATACAGACCCAGTAGCAACAAATGTGGTGTTGTATTTTATGGCCTTAAAGTCAGCTAAAAAAATGGCAATAGCACTTGGGAAAACTAAAGATCTTGCTTGGTATGATACACGCATTACAAGCATCAAAGCCAATTTTGAAAAAGAATATTGGCAAGGTAATCGTTATGGGTCTAAAAATAAAGTCATAGAAGAACGTGTAAGTGCCTTAGCAATTCTAAGTGGATTGGCTAAACAAGAGCATTACAATACTTTAGTTGATAGTGTTTTAGTACCAATCAGAAAATCGAGTCCGCATATGGAGTGGATAGCAGAAGAAGCCATAATGTTAACTGGTCAATATGACAAGGGTTTAGAACGCATGAAAGTGCGTTATAAAGAACAGGTTAATAAGGAATGGTTAACCACTTTGTATGAAAAATACCTTCCTAAACTGAGAGGAACATACAATCATGCTTGGAATGCGCCAAATTATGTATTGTCTAGATACATTGCAGGTATAAAAGCAACAAGTGTTGCTTGGGAAACCTTTGAGGTAAACCCCAACTTTGCACACTTAACAACAGTTAAACAAATTGTTCCTTCTGTGAAAGGAGATATCATTTTAGAGGCTAAAAAAACAGAACAGAAATATCAAGTAAGTTTCAACACGCCAGCAAACACCAGAGCCACAGTTTACATTCCTAAAGAAGACAAAGTAATTTCAAAAATTTTGGTAAATGGTAAAGAAATCTGGAAAAAAGGAAAATTTAAAAAGAAATTAAAAGATATTGAACTAGCAAGTGAAGATGACAATTTTATTTGCTTTAAAGTTGAAGCTGGAAACTGGAATTTTAATACAGAATATCAATAA
- a CDS encoding alpha-L-rhamnosidase C-terminal domain-containing protein — MSTKSKSIQLLQNAVVFLFVILSNSAFATNPNWKNAQWIWQEDDSPANTWMSFRKTIELNEIPEEVEAYISVDSKFWLWVNGEMVIFEGGLSRGPSQAGAWNRKEKITPANSWYETLNIQPYLKKGKNTIAILVWFWGRETHKGTHIDSGKGGLLFSSEIGNQHLVSDSSWKVLQHTGYDNTIAPASKSLVQYSVKFDAREALNDWTDKAWYSKNFNDANWANASEKGQLGVAPWYNIEKNIVPHLINHGLQNYANHEELKFPFVSEGTTIIARLPFNKQVTPYLEIEAKAGDSIFITTDNNRNKINAIYIAKDGLQKFESYSWFNGHEVQYTIPAGVKIKALKYRWMSVGEMAGSFKIDDPFYNRLWDMGNNTLFVCARDNFMDCPDRERALWIGDVADQTGYLFYAMDDAGRQLLKKAILQTVYFSQDDVIGALGPLRVRELVCQSLQFISQVVWPYYLNTGDKETLEIAYPYLFRYLDLFPMKENGFPEYRKGKSPDSWNWLDWGVKGTIDQEPIQMAFYYLALREAKKMAEILGKEDHIQWYDKRMTSMKSAYENEFWKDGFYSTNPEKFKDDRANAIAIVSGIASPEYYNQIVDNVLLPNRFSSPHFEWMAEEAMFIAGRPKASLQRMKEMYQSQVDKTSISTLYEKFGNKGSYNHAWNGSNTILSKYVAGVKPTKVAWSEFQIMPTLVHFKNIEKTIPTVKGDIDIEINKTDKSYQLNLESPKETMAIIGVPKSEKQVVSVKINGKSIWENGKSKKKIPGLSYVGEDDQFLKFKVSSGAWHLNAEYK; from the coding sequence ATGTCAACAAAATCTAAATCAATTCAATTGCTACAAAATGCAGTAGTTTTTTTATTCGTAATTCTAAGTAATTCAGCTTTTGCCACCAACCCTAATTGGAAAAACGCCCAATGGATTTGGCAAGAAGATGATAGTCCTGCTAATACTTGGATGAGTTTTAGAAAAACAATAGAACTCAATGAAATACCAGAAGAAGTTGAAGCTTACATCTCAGTAGATAGTAAATTTTGGCTTTGGGTTAATGGCGAAATGGTAATTTTCGAAGGTGGTTTATCCAGAGGGCCAAGTCAAGCTGGAGCGTGGAATCGTAAAGAAAAAATTACACCAGCCAACTCTTGGTATGAAACGTTAAACATTCAACCTTATTTAAAAAAAGGAAAAAACACCATAGCTATTTTGGTGTGGTTTTGGGGGCGTGAAACCCACAAAGGCACTCACATTGACAGTGGAAAAGGCGGTTTGTTATTCTCTTCAGAAATAGGAAATCAACACTTAGTTTCTGATAGCAGCTGGAAAGTATTACAACATACAGGTTATGACAATACCATAGCGCCAGCAAGTAAGTCTTTAGTGCAATATTCTGTAAAATTTGATGCTAGAGAAGCTTTAAATGATTGGACAGATAAAGCTTGGTATAGTAAAAATTTTAACGATGCTAATTGGGCAAACGCTTCAGAAAAAGGTCAATTAGGTGTTGCACCTTGGTATAATATTGAAAAGAATATTGTACCTCATTTAATCAATCATGGTTTACAGAATTATGCAAATCATGAGGAATTGAAATTCCCGTTTGTTAGTGAAGGCACAACCATCATAGCGAGATTGCCGTTCAATAAGCAAGTAACACCATATCTGGAAATTGAAGCAAAAGCAGGCGATAGTATTTTTATTACTACAGATAACAATAGAAATAAAATCAACGCTATTTATATTGCCAAAGACGGACTTCAAAAGTTTGAAAGTTACTCATGGTTTAATGGTCATGAAGTGCAATATACCATTCCTGCAGGCGTAAAAATAAAGGCGTTAAAATACAGATGGATGAGTGTTGGCGAAATGGCGGGTAGTTTTAAGATAGACGATCCATTTTACAACCGTTTGTGGGATATGGGTAATAATACGCTTTTTGTTTGTGCTCGCGATAATTTTATGGATTGTCCAGATCGAGAACGTGCTTTGTGGATTGGCGATGTTGCAGACCAAACTGGTTATTTGTTTTATGCCATGGACGATGCTGGACGTCAGCTCTTAAAAAAAGCTATTTTACAGACGGTATATTTTAGTCAGGATGATGTTATTGGCGCTTTAGGCCCATTGCGTGTTCGTGAGTTGGTTTGCCAGAGTTTACAATTTATTTCGCAAGTGGTTTGGCCTTATTATTTGAATACAGGAGATAAAGAAACCCTTGAAATTGCGTATCCCTATTTATTTAGGTATTTGGATTTATTTCCTATGAAGGAAAACGGATTTCCAGAATACAGAAAAGGTAAAAGTCCAGATTCTTGGAACTGGCTCGATTGGGGTGTAAAAGGTACCATAGACCAAGAACCAATACAAATGGCATTTTACTACCTAGCGTTAAGAGAAGCAAAAAAAATGGCAGAAATTTTAGGGAAAGAAGACCATATACAATGGTACGATAAACGCATGACTTCCATGAAATCGGCTTACGAAAATGAGTTTTGGAAAGACGGTTTTTACAGTACAAATCCAGAAAAATTTAAAGATGATAGGGCCAATGCTATAGCCATTGTTTCTGGTATTGCTAGTCCAGAATATTACAATCAGATTGTTGATAATGTGTTGTTGCCAAATCGTTTTTCTAGTCCACATTTTGAATGGATGGCAGAGGAGGCCATGTTTATAGCAGGTAGACCAAAAGCTTCTTTACAACGTATGAAGGAAATGTACCAAAGCCAAGTAGATAAAACTTCAATTTCAACACTTTATGAAAAATTCGGAAATAAAGGTAGTTACAATCATGCTTGGAACGGTTCTAACACCATTTTATCAAAATATGTAGCAGGTGTCAAACCTACTAAAGTAGCTTGGAGTGAATTTCAAATTATGCCAACATTGGTACATTTCAAAAATATTGAAAAAACCATTCCAACTGTTAAAGGTGATATTGATATTGAAATAAATAAAACAGATAAGTCATATCAGTTAAATTTGGAATCGCCTAAAGAGACTATGGCAATTATTGGGGTTCCAAAATCTGAAAAACAAGTTGTTTCTGTTAAAATAAATGGTAAATCTATTTGGGAGAACGGAAAGTCAAAAAAGAAAATTCCAGGATTAAGTTATGTAGGTGAAGATGATCAATTTTTGAAATTTAAAGTGTCATCTGGTGCATGGCATTTGAATGCCGAATACAAATAA
- a CDS encoding heparinase II/III family protein has product MNLSCSTGNKQMFLGEKTKAKSMNTSLILLFLIFFSIHYSTSAQRNFLATSYTQEELKEMLVMNQKWVEYPDYNNREAWNNLLGNHKVSLIEKGEEYLDYEWQVVKATDYLDYSRTGNRQTMQDPYFDNQDAIGTLILAELAEGKGRFLDQIIDGVFMNCEMTSWVLSAHFKISAKEVKNHFPDINENLIGLYSSQTGALLSWAHYFFKNEFDKVNPLIAERIQFEVKKRILEPYMDMNYWWTALPPYAKNKPKVNNWNPWCNANVLQCFMLMENDKEKLAEAVYRSMQSIDMFINEDKDGACDEGPGYWGVAAGKMFDYLDLLEKLTSGKVSIFDKPELKAMAEYVYRANVGKGWVVNFSDASAKAKGNPYFIYAFGKAVASQDMMNFAAYLKKQNPETTIAYKRDIDRALRSATISKALESITPVFKVPEYSWYPKTEYCFMSNKEEGLFIAAKGGYNLENHNHNDVGSFMFYVNATPMFIDTGVGPYTAKTFGPDRYSIWTMQSNYHNVPLINGVAQSPGAIFKATNTHFNKNKKTFTTDISKAYPESAEVTSWIRNYQLKKDGLTINDKFSLSETLAPNQLNFMTWGKVNIDNPGKVSIQIDEEKVELFYDEQEFSVALEPIALNEKKLSGVWGATIYRLSFTAKSLQKEGEYTFQIKKTK; this is encoded by the coding sequence ATGAATCTAAGTTGTTCTACAGGAAATAAACAAATGTTTTTAGGTGAAAAGACTAAAGCTAAATCAATGAATACATCATTGATTTTGTTGTTTTTAATATTTTTTTCAATTCATTACTCTACATCAGCACAACGTAATTTTTTAGCAACATCTTATACTCAAGAGGAGCTTAAAGAAATGCTGGTTATGAATCAAAAGTGGGTAGAGTATCCAGATTATAACAATCGAGAAGCCTGGAACAATTTGTTAGGAAATCATAAAGTAAGTTTGATTGAAAAGGGAGAAGAATACCTAGATTACGAATGGCAAGTAGTTAAAGCAACCGATTACCTAGATTACTCCAGAACGGGCAATCGTCAAACCATGCAAGACCCCTATTTTGATAATCAAGATGCGATTGGCACTTTAATTTTAGCCGAATTAGCAGAAGGGAAAGGACGTTTTTTAGACCAAATTATCGATGGTGTTTTTATGAATTGCGAGATGACCTCTTGGGTGTTATCGGCACATTTTAAAATTTCAGCCAAGGAAGTTAAAAACCATTTCCCCGATATAAACGAAAACTTAATTGGATTGTATTCTTCGCAAACCGGAGCTTTGTTATCTTGGGCACATTATTTTTTTAAAAATGAATTTGATAAGGTCAATCCACTTATTGCAGAGCGTATTCAATTTGAAGTAAAAAAGCGCATTTTAGAGCCTTACATGGATATGAACTATTGGTGGACAGCACTTCCTCCTTATGCCAAAAACAAACCAAAAGTAAACAACTGGAATCCTTGGTGTAATGCCAATGTGCTACAATGTTTTATGTTGATGGAAAACGATAAAGAGAAATTGGCTGAAGCCGTATATCGTTCCATGCAGTCTATAGACATGTTTATCAACGAAGATAAAGATGGAGCTTGCGACGAGGGTCCTGGGTATTGGGGTGTTGCCGCAGGAAAAATGTTCGATTATTTGGATTTGTTGGAAAAATTGACCTCTGGGAAGGTTTCTATTTTTGACAAACCCGAACTAAAAGCAATGGCAGAATATGTTTATCGCGCCAATGTTGGTAAAGGTTGGGTAGTTAATTTTTCAGATGCGTCAGCAAAAGCAAAAGGAAATCCGTATTTTATTTATGCTTTTGGAAAAGCAGTTGCAAGTCAAGATATGATGAATTTTGCAGCTTACCTAAAGAAACAAAACCCAGAAACGACGATAGCTTACAAAAGAGATATAGATAGGGCCTTGAGAAGTGCAACCATTTCCAAAGCATTAGAAAGTATAACACCTGTTTTTAAAGTCCCTGAGTATTCTTGGTATCCGAAAACAGAATACTGTTTTATGAGTAATAAAGAAGAAGGGCTTTTTATAGCAGCTAAAGGCGGGTACAATCTCGAAAATCATAACCACAATGATGTTGGGTCATTTATGTTTTATGTAAATGCAACCCCTATGTTTATAGATACAGGAGTTGGTCCTTATACTGCCAAAACCTTTGGGCCAGACCGCTATTCCATTTGGACCATGCAAAGTAACTACCACAATGTGCCATTAATCAATGGAGTTGCACAAAGTCCAGGAGCAATTTTCAAAGCCACCAACACACATTTTAATAAAAACAAAAAGACATTTACTACCGATATTTCTAAAGCATATCCAGAAAGTGCTGAGGTTACGTCATGGATACGTAACTATCAACTAAAAAAAGATGGGCTAACTATAAATGATAAATTTTCATTATCGGAAACACTAGCTCCAAATCAATTAAACTTCATGACATGGGGTAAAGTTAACATAGATAATCCTGGTAAAGTTTCAATTCAAATTGATGAAGAAAAAGTAGAGTTATTTTATGATGAACAAGAATTCTCTGTAGCTTTAGAACCGATTGCTCTAAATGAAAAAAAGTTGAGTGGTGTTTGGGGAGCAACCATTTACAGGCTTTCTTTTACTGCAAAGTCATTACAAAAAGAAGGCGAATATACGTTTCAAATTAAAAAGACCAAATGA
- a CDS encoding DUF1080 domain-containing protein, whose protein sequence is MRTKQQFFILFSTILISLGTLAQNNQNNKKQLLNTDKEPKLKGRKFKSLFDGKTLNGWSTQQGTMKFEVINGEIVGTCSAGPSTFLCTDKEYTDFIFTCEMKWEVDGNSGVQIRSRIRKDPNRNTVIGPQAEMEDLAKKGRGWSGGIYGQNCGGWFYPLKAPEHKPLKDTIDRSGWNRLTIKVEGNVFKTWVNGIPAAHWIDEENEFPTGFIGLQVHGGKQGVIHWRNLKIREL, encoded by the coding sequence ATGAGAACAAAACAACAATTTTTCATTCTGTTCAGTACTATTTTAATTAGTTTGGGAACTCTAGCACAGAACAATCAAAATAATAAAAAACAGCTGCTAAATACCGATAAAGAGCCAAAACTGAAAGGTAGAAAATTCAAATCTTTGTTTGATGGAAAAACCTTGAATGGTTGGTCAACCCAACAAGGTACTATGAAATTTGAGGTCATTAATGGAGAAATTGTTGGGACTTGTAGTGCAGGGCCAAGTACTTTTTTATGTACTGATAAAGAGTATACTGATTTTATTTTTACTTGTGAAATGAAATGGGAAGTTGATGGAAATTCGGGTGTTCAAATTCGTTCTCGAATCCGAAAAGACCCTAATAGAAATACTGTAATTGGTCCACAAGCAGAAATGGAAGATTTGGCAAAAAAAGGACGTGGTTGGTCAGGCGGTATCTACGGTCAAAATTGTGGAGGTTGGTTTTATCCACTTAAAGCGCCTGAACATAAACCGTTAAAGGATACTATTGATAGAAGTGGCTGGAACAGATTGACCATTAAAGTAGAAGGGAATGTTTTTAAAACATGGGTAAACGGAATTCCTGCTGCACATTGGATTGATGAAGAGAATGAGTTCCCCACCGGTTTTATTGGACTGCAAGTTCATGGAGGAAAACAAGGCGTTATCCATTGGAGAAACTTAAAAATCAGAGAACTTTAA
- a CDS encoding BNR-4 repeat-containing protein: MQNTLKHQFFLLVFVFICIQSIGQSKEGYLTKDGAWCWFSDPRAILVDNTIYTGWVKTNGTVEAGVFDLNTKKIQLSDLYYKLERDDHNNPAFTVTNSGDIIAVYTRHAKRDFFINRLKDYRSNTIFSGANLLYPVSNEELNKYPLNHVTYANPYRLKNENNRIYCFGRWTGYKPNVMWSDDDGHNWTKSKVFITNFPFDKDNRPYVKYHSDGESKIHIMFTDGHPRNEPTNSVYYAYYENGAFYKANGEQICSLKDIPFEPKDASKVYTSNQKEGRAWIADIAQDGNGNPVLLYTKSPTEENHEYWYAKYTEEGWINKKMCDSGKWFPKTEAGKVEKEPHYFGGLSLHPDNTNVVYLSRQIKGVFEIERWETNNNGKSWEKEAITKNSTLDNVRPYLPRGLSKSAPEVVLWMENQNYIFYRNYKASIKYWIKEN, from the coding sequence ATGCAAAATACACTAAAACACCAATTTTTCTTACTTGTATTCGTATTCATCTGCATACAATCAATAGGGCAGTCTAAAGAAGGATACCTTACCAAAGATGGTGCTTGGTGTTGGTTTTCAGATCCAAGAGCAATTCTAGTAGATAATACAATTTATACAGGATGGGTTAAAACGAATGGTACAGTAGAAGCTGGAGTTTTCGACTTGAACACAAAAAAAATACAATTAAGCGACTTGTATTATAAACTTGAAAGAGACGATCATAATAATCCCGCTTTTACGGTTACAAATTCTGGTGATATTATTGCTGTGTACACAAGACATGCAAAGAGAGATTTTTTTATCAACAGGTTAAAAGATTATAGGAGTAATACTATTTTTTCAGGTGCTAATTTACTGTATCCAGTAAGCAACGAAGAGCTTAATAAATATCCTTTAAATCATGTTACTTATGCCAATCCTTATCGTTTGAAAAATGAAAACAATAGAATTTATTGTTTTGGACGATGGACAGGTTATAAGCCCAATGTAATGTGGTCTGATGATGATGGGCATAATTGGACAAAAAGTAAGGTTTTTATCACTAATTTTCCTTTTGATAAAGATAATAGACCGTATGTAAAATACCATTCAGATGGAGAATCTAAAATTCATATTATGTTTACAGATGGGCATCCTAGAAACGAACCTACCAATTCAGTGTATTACGCATATTATGAAAATGGGGCATTTTACAAAGCCAATGGAGAACAGATTTGTTCCTTAAAAGATATTCCATTTGAGCCAAAAGATGCTTCTAAAGTATATACTTCTAATCAAAAAGAAGGTCGTGCTTGGATTGCAGATATTGCTCAAGATGGAAATGGAAATCCAGTATTGTTGTATACCAAAAGCCCTACTGAAGAAAATCATGAATATTGGTATGCAAAATACACAGAAGAAGGTTGGATAAATAAAAAAATGTGTGATTCAGGAAAATGGTTTCCCAAGACGGAAGCAGGAAAAGTAGAAAAAGAACCCCATTATTTTGGTGGTTTATCATTGCACCCAGATAACACAAATGTTGTGTACCTTTCTAGACAAATAAAAGGTGTTTTTGAAATTGAACGTTGGGAAACCAATAACAATGGTAAAAGTTGGGAAAAAGAAGCGATAACAAAAAACTCTACCTTAGATAATGTTCGCCCATATCTTCCTAGAGGTTTATCAAAAAGTGCTCCTGAAGTGGTTTTATGGATGGAAAATCAAAATTATATCTTTTACAGAAACTACAAAGCATCTATAAAATATTGGATTAAAGAAAATTAA
- a CDS encoding BNR-4 repeat-containing protein translates to MKFYYSIFLLLFIINHVSCQSEQEHVDYLANNAFGNPIVGNAGEYYKGITYITYQGEKEDPYVAAYDHKSKKWMGPYKAGTSVLGKTNSKKIDNHGRPTLVVDNEGYIHVAFGGHGGTRALGENTLGNYNGGKQIHVKSKKPMDISGWEEVDNVSPFGTYSQFLKMANGDIYLFYRHGAHRSNWVYQVSKDNGLTFSPEVSFLKAKPVLDDSKTPNAWDSWYVDLKVGTDNEILVSYNYHLCRNINNVHIGERHHCYYMVFDTVKNEWRNVKGNILKIPLTKEYADNMTLAVNTGDRWNHLGKVGLKHYGYPHISWYEGDDNGSRHGGPKQLTSYQWNGEKWIGGNTNLPEEARGEMQIDKNNIVNYLLSSNDKTMGEIAWWKSDTSLRDFKKTDLFYTKEGSKFLLSKFIRNAHKDASIIATQKIKGTNYSKVYLLGENGPVTRIKNEAEILMLD, encoded by the coding sequence ATGAAATTTTATTATTCAATTTTTCTACTGCTATTTATCATAAATCATGTGTCTTGTCAATCAGAACAAGAACATGTAGATTATTTAGCGAACAATGCCTTTGGTAATCCTATAGTTGGTAATGCTGGGGAGTATTATAAAGGAATAACTTATATCACGTATCAAGGCGAAAAAGAAGACCCTTATGTGGCTGCTTATGACCATAAAAGCAAGAAGTGGATGGGACCTTACAAAGCAGGAACAAGCGTCTTAGGTAAAACTAATTCAAAAAAGATTGATAACCATGGGAGACCAACTTTAGTTGTTGATAATGAAGGCTATATTCACGTGGCTTTTGGTGGTCATGGGGGTACTAGGGCATTAGGTGAAAATACATTAGGTAACTATAATGGTGGTAAACAGATTCATGTAAAGTCTAAAAAACCAATGGATATCAGTGGTTGGGAGGAGGTAGACAATGTTTCGCCTTTTGGAACTTACAGCCAATTTTTAAAAATGGCAAATGGAGATATCTATTTGTTTTATCGTCATGGAGCGCATCGTAGTAATTGGGTATATCAGGTATCTAAAGATAATGGTCTTACATTTTCTCCAGAGGTTTCATTTTTAAAAGCGAAACCAGTTTTAGATGATTCAAAGACACCCAATGCATGGGATTCTTGGTATGTCGATTTAAAGGTAGGAACCGATAATGAAATTCTAGTATCATACAATTATCATTTATGTAGAAATATAAATAATGTACACATTGGTGAAAGACATCATTGTTATTATATGGTGTTTGATACAGTTAAAAATGAATGGAGGAACGTAAAAGGAAACATCCTAAAAATCCCTTTAACAAAAGAATACGCTGATAATATGACCTTAGCCGTAAACACTGGCGATAGATGGAATCATTTAGGTAAAGTTGGTTTAAAACACTATGGATATCCACATATTAGCTGGTATGAAGGTGATGATAATGGTTCAAGACATGGAGGGCCTAAGCAATTAACAAGCTACCAATGGAATGGTGAAAAATGGATTGGTGGTAACACAAATTTACCTGAAGAGGCTCGTGGAGAAATGCAGATTGATAAAAATAATATTGTAAACTATTTGTTAAGTTCTAATGATAAAACTATGGGCGAAATTGCGTGGTGGAAAAGTGATACTAGTTTACGTGATTTTAAGAAAACCGATTTGTTTTATACTAAAGAAGGAAGCAAATTTTTGTTATCAAAATTTATAAGAAATGCACATAAAGATGCGAGCATTATTGCCACCCAAAAAATAAAAGGTACCAATTATTCTAAAGTTTATCTTTTGGGAGAAAATGGCCCTGTTACCAGAATAAAAAACGAGGCAGAAATTTTAATGTTAGATTAA